From a single Dehalococcoidia bacterium genomic region:
- the cas5c gene encoding type I-C CRISPR-associated protein Cas5c — protein MEEIPKRSRTMRLRAWGPNACFTRPEMKVERVSYDVMTPSAARGILEAIHWKPAIRWQVERIDVLKPIRWESVRRNEIGHVMAASKGIFIDDIGNDGKPKYRLQRAGLLLRDVDYIVHAHFEMTDQVGTEDTVVKHEQMFWRRAEKGQAFHRPYFGCREFAADFALVPDAQALPEPVNENRELGYMLHDICHDNTPNESGSPHFCNEKCQPRFFKAALKGGRLKVPPLNSREVRA, from the coding sequence ATGGAGGAAATCCCAAAAAGAAGCCGTACCATGCGGCTGCGGGCCTGGGGGCCAAACGCCTGTTTCACCCGGCCCGAGATGAAAGTGGAACGGGTTTCCTACGATGTGATGACGCCCTCAGCGGCGCGCGGCATTCTGGAAGCCATCCACTGGAAACCGGCCATCCGCTGGCAGGTGGAGCGGATCGACGTACTGAAACCGATTCGCTGGGAATCGGTGCGGCGAAACGAAATTGGCCATGTCATGGCTGCTTCAAAGGGTATCTTTATCGATGACATAGGAAACGACGGGAAACCGAAATATCGTCTGCAGCGGGCCGGACTTCTCTTGCGGGATGTAGACTACATCGTTCACGCCCATTTCGAGATGACCGATCAGGTCGGGACAGAGGACACCGTGGTCAAGCATGAGCAGATGTTCTGGCGTCGGGCTGAGAAAGGGCAAGCATTTCATCGCCCCTATTTTGGCTGCCGCGAATTTGCCGCCGATTTTGCTCTTGTCCCGGATGCTCAGGCGTTGCCGGAACCAGTCAACGAAAACCGTGAGCTGGGTTACATGCTCCATGACATCTGCCACGACAATACTCCAAACGAGAGCGGCTCCCCCCATTTCTGCAACGAGAAATGCCAGCCGCGTTTCTTCAAGGCAGCGCTCAAAGGCGGACGGCTAAAGGTCCCGCCACTGAACAGCAGAGAGGTGCGCGCATGA
- the cas8c gene encoding type I-C CRISPR-associated protein Cas8c/Csd1, translating into MILQALLAYYRRLAEEGGIAPQGFKKVEIPFLIILNNHGGFAGLQDTRTQVGKKLVARSFVVPAEQGRSGSKSWQTANLLWDHYGYVLGWPKADSDANREMARKQHQTFVAKIKSLHERFQEDKEIDAVHRFLAAGDFTSILSDPLWPECAKISGCNLSFRIEERLRLVCENENVGTYVSSAFDAASDDADDISTQAVLEGMCLISGEYGLIARLHHRTPIPGAKSNAKIVSFQKNMGFDSYGKLQSYNAPVGEKAMFGYTTALNHMLARSSRQKLQVGDATTVFWAERKHGFEGAFADIFGEPAKGEPEQDYKSLIALFRSPETGARPELDPTTRFFVLGLAPNAARISVRFWWAGTVGEIAENIGQHFDDLETIKGPKEWRRITLKSLLRSTALQEKDDNVSPNLAGDTMKAILAGTPYPQTLLASAIRRCRAEQSVHYTRVALIKAILTRETRYYKRNHKEVAMSLDITNTNPGYLLGRLFAVLEKIQEEASPGINATIRDRFYGAASGTPVTAFPQLMKLKNHHLAKLENRGRAVNLEKQIGEIVDKLDAGDSFPSHLSLPDQGRFAVGYYHQRQAFFTKKEKEEQNG; encoded by the coding sequence ATGATTCTGCAGGCGTTGTTAGCATACTATCGGCGATTAGCTGAAGAAGGCGGCATTGCTCCCCAAGGTTTCAAGAAGGTGGAAATCCCTTTCCTCATCATTCTCAATAACCACGGGGGATTTGCAGGACTGCAAGACACTCGGACGCAGGTCGGGAAAAAGCTTGTGGCTCGTTCGTTTGTTGTCCCAGCGGAGCAGGGTCGTTCCGGTTCAAAATCATGGCAAACAGCCAACCTACTGTGGGATCACTATGGATATGTGTTGGGTTGGCCCAAGGCAGATAGCGATGCCAACAGGGAAATGGCCCGCAAGCAGCACCAGACATTTGTGGCGAAGATCAAGAGCCTCCATGAACGATTCCAGGAAGACAAGGAGATTGACGCTGTCCATCGATTCCTGGCGGCTGGAGATTTCACATCGATACTCTCCGATCCCTTGTGGCCCGAGTGTGCCAAGATTTCTGGCTGCAACCTGTCCTTCCGCATTGAAGAACGGTTGAGGCTTGTTTGCGAGAACGAGAATGTTGGCACCTACGTGTCCTCTGCATTCGATGCGGCATCAGATGATGCGGATGATATCTCCACACAGGCGGTATTGGAAGGCATGTGTCTCATCAGCGGCGAATACGGTTTGATTGCACGTCTCCATCACAGAACGCCGATTCCGGGAGCCAAGAGCAATGCCAAAATAGTCTCGTTCCAGAAGAACATGGGGTTCGACTCGTATGGCAAGCTACAGAGCTACAATGCTCCAGTCGGTGAAAAGGCGATGTTCGGCTACACGACGGCACTCAACCACATGCTGGCCAGAAGTTCCCGCCAAAAACTTCAGGTTGGTGATGCCACCACTGTCTTTTGGGCGGAGAGAAAACACGGCTTTGAGGGTGCCTTCGCTGACATCTTCGGCGAACCGGCCAAGGGAGAACCGGAGCAGGATTACAAGAGCCTGATCGCTCTGTTCCGTTCTCCTGAAACGGGTGCGAGACCAGAACTTGATCCCACCACCCGGTTTTTCGTTCTGGGGCTGGCTCCCAATGCGGCCCGGATTTCCGTTCGCTTCTGGTGGGCCGGGACCGTCGGCGAGATCGCCGAGAATATCGGTCAGCATTTCGATGATCTGGAGACGATCAAAGGCCCGAAGGAATGGCGGCGGATCACCTTGAAAAGCCTCTTGCGCTCCACAGCCCTGCAGGAGAAGGACGACAACGTTTCTCCCAATCTGGCGGGGGATACCATGAAAGCCATTCTCGCGGGTACTCCCTACCCTCAAACGCTTCTGGCTTCGGCCATTCGCCGCTGTCGAGCCGAACAGTCGGTCCACTACACGCGCGTCGCACTCATCAAGGCGATATTGACCCGAGAAACGAGATACTACAAGCGAAACCATAAGGAGGTCGCCATGTCATTGGACATCACCAATACCAATCCCGGCTACCTGCTGGGACGGCTCTTTGCGGTCCTGGAGAAGATTCAAGAAGAAGCCAGCCCCGGCATCAACGCTACAATCCGGGATCGATTCTATGGTGCTGCGTCCGGTACGCCCGTTACAGCATTTCCTCAGCTGATGAAGCTCAAGAATCATCACCTCGCGAAGCTGGAAAACCGCGGGAGGGCGGTGAACCTGGAAAAGCAGATCGGAGAGATCGTGGATAAGCTGGATGCCGGTGATTCGTTCCCATCTCACCTGAGCCTCCCCGATCAGGGGCGCTTTGCCGTCGGCTACTATCACCAGCGGCAGGCTTTTTTCACCAAAAAAGAAAAGGAGGAACAAAATGGCTAA